A region from the Sandaracinus amylolyticus genome encodes:
- a CDS encoding MYXO-CTERM sorting domain-containing protein has translation MLDRILDASSSLFTASLLAIFAAFPARSHAQEGVPITTCPELRDGCHESGDLEFHYREGFFDSFSYDTGWIPSGSPLQVRFAIAGGGETEIGLAGRSITFWPAPLSIAVPGTPGSGRLSIDYGLEIVAKVRFDVTVAGTRYTWEGDIPLPGNIPRDLRLAAMVGFDSMLLPPQLPRPVAISDMTTPFRYEVDITDAIIPLPGIGGGLVVDFQPRMSAAYQTTRIEIGDAALPIVTEGGSTVATADEGETGFGAAKDVVITPVGDLDYDGVVAVAPALFVEIAGRRFDLPITTLDVPLLDLDREIRFPSVTVHVPLPDLRIEPRNVDFGEVELGLSTTQLLEIRNEGEAELRVTPRAAREPFALDTTTVVVPPRSSRSVEVAFAPVEVGEAAAMLFLDSDDPDESTVIVRLEGVGVAGADGGFAGDAGRRGGPDTAGGCACRSAGTGGGSPIGALGIAAFAMILVMRRRRA, from the coding sequence TTGCTTGATCGAATTCTCGACGCGTCGTCGAGCCTCTTCACCGCCTCGCTCCTCGCGATCTTCGCGGCATTTCCAGCGCGCTCGCACGCGCAGGAAGGCGTCCCGATCACCACGTGCCCCGAGCTGCGCGACGGGTGTCACGAGTCCGGTGATCTCGAGTTCCACTATCGCGAAGGCTTCTTCGACTCCTTCTCGTACGACACCGGATGGATCCCCTCGGGCTCTCCGCTCCAGGTGCGATTCGCGATCGCCGGAGGCGGCGAGACGGAGATCGGTCTCGCGGGGCGCAGCATCACGTTCTGGCCCGCGCCGCTCTCGATCGCGGTGCCGGGCACACCGGGCAGCGGACGCCTGTCGATCGACTACGGCCTCGAGATCGTCGCGAAGGTGCGCTTCGACGTGACCGTCGCGGGCACCCGCTACACGTGGGAGGGCGACATCCCGCTCCCCGGCAACATCCCGCGCGACCTGCGCCTCGCCGCGATGGTCGGCTTCGACTCGATGCTCCTTCCGCCGCAGCTGCCGCGTCCGGTCGCGATCAGCGACATGACGACGCCGTTCCGCTACGAGGTCGACATCACCGACGCGATCATCCCGCTGCCCGGGATCGGCGGTGGGCTCGTCGTCGACTTCCAGCCGCGCATGAGCGCCGCGTACCAGACCACGCGCATCGAGATCGGCGACGCCGCGCTCCCGATCGTCACCGAGGGTGGCTCGACGGTCGCCACCGCCGACGAGGGCGAGACCGGCTTCGGCGCCGCGAAGGACGTCGTCATCACGCCGGTCGGTGACCTCGACTACGACGGCGTCGTCGCGGTCGCGCCCGCGCTCTTCGTCGAGATCGCGGGACGCCGCTTCGACCTCCCGATCACGACGCTCGACGTCCCGCTGCTCGATCTCGATCGCGAGATCCGCTTCCCCAGCGTGACCGTCCACGTCCCGCTGCCCGATCTGCGCATCGAGCCGCGCAACGTCGACTTCGGCGAGGTCGAGCTCGGCCTGAGCACGACCCAGCTCCTCGAGATCCGCAACGAGGGCGAGGCCGAGCTCCGCGTCACCCCGCGCGCGGCGCGCGAGCCCTTCGCGCTCGACACGACCACCGTCGTCGTCCCGCCGCGCAGCTCGCGCAGCGTCGAGGTCGCCTTCGCGCCGGTCGAGGTCGGCGAGGCGGCGGCGATGCTCTTCCTCGACAGCGACGACCCCGACGAGTCCACGGTGATCGTGCGGCTCGAGGGCGTCGGCGTCGCGGGCGCCGACGGCGGCTTCGCGGGCGATGCAGGGCGTCGCGGTGGGCCCGACACCGCGGGCGGCTGTGCGTGTCGCAGCGCCGGCACCGGAGGTGGGTCGCCCATCGGCGCCCTCGGCATCGCGGCGTTCGCGATGATCCTCGTCATGCGCCGCCGTCGCGCCTGA
- a CDS encoding alpha-2-macroglobulin family protein, translated as MRRWSALGVVLVIALGTGAPARGVDLTTSLPIPLPNRPFLLVDAPRRFLPSESAEVNVDLAEEGTVGVAVLRVHDPVALLAMSPSRQGISVAPTALGRESEALMAQSGPLPRRGTALTLIATRDEPLRIRRGRGRVASAGESAVYDSYEGEESDVETYGVHAGAWATGSIALGRLPEGLYLVRVTRGAWAGSTLVSVGRDVLLVRRGDLHDEVRVIGADGAPRANVRVEARVGASVIAAGVTNAQGALRVPASDRERLRFVAREGEDVTWADVAHARMAACDPRVFLGTGRPVFRAGDVIHVRGQVRGCDTRGEERPLADEPLVLAPGDVTVRSDANGDFVAELIAPADGILRARVRGHESVRDVTIDPRRLPDRALTVRVDRAYAASGERVAVEVADADGGWPRVAQVSLRTPVGTMSSEIGPSRPARFSFVMPRRDEVLARVSLEATLAQPGRVQTAHAELWTGRRAEIVELSSDRSHGQENARMPVRVRASDLAGNARPGAIVVSLHGSDGNARGPERARWDVQAGEDGWATLDVELRGGGPWWIEARRGESVASLVVRNRPGPPQLGTRGELAVQPRAEIVEPGGTLEVDVRMRAGASAWVTLEQGSVHASRLVRGSQRVTLDVPREARGMATVVATEVRGAEVKSASATVEVRTSRRFAMSTATERRSYAEGERAQVTIEARDHAGAPRDAVVSVWMADAGWWELGDERHPAPDDYFRIAGRPASAGDGSAPVVYGAEEGRHVDAWMEWNGTRVERASFRHGWGFGGALVAMERSGSLRDVVQALAQAAGLRGAEVCERANARHEPVSVRAQQLPWDLIAMRTHELASVQLDGEEALGEPYVQGGVLHFECGGGTGVSGAGASGSGSGYGSGTGGMGMRGGAREERLEGTLFFLGRLALGADGREVIEIPLPAHPGRWRIEALAIADDGGGASASAVVHTTRPVVATIQAPRRLAVGDESELRIDVLAPSAAGATVEIAIASGGELVIEGEARSVAIDARGHGSLPLRVRAVREGRSSVTVRAAVASGADDEVRTDVEVAPSATSQPVAMRAVIGPDATDVMIPVPPRVRDAVLRVRVGSDVAAMVRERLEVLHAPQWQVPVLRADRLGALLALARASDDDAVVRAVRGEAAALIASAEADAGGDGSLSWWAGIARDDVMTAELVWGLAPWRDDAALRAGWVRAAEALRTRMDAGEIDAREAAAVAAALARAGDRDRARRLLSDAALDHPDALVWAVRAARAAGDSASPYGARLEPIVDAMLTSRATGGTCFTGFLCTARQSERATMARAAEALIESGRPGARERAARIAMRIAERPADVGAWTWGDADADVLALIARLEDGHADDVVATVVQGERRLARVRGDASVVVPAGDEPIALRFEGGRGRFVLASIDGVVDVDATRAGRGNVPVERRFVSERGGQFVEIELTLRRDARDVALSVPLPAGLELGRATVGVSATGRRFTWWGAEVDAGPEVPRLARDASGLALRWERLRAGRYVVRVPLVQSARGRFTAGAVLLRTADDTTWGLAPPLVLE; from the coding sequence ATGAGGCGGTGGAGCGCGCTCGGAGTGGTGCTCGTGATCGCGCTGGGCACCGGTGCCCCCGCGCGTGGCGTGGACCTGACCACGTCGCTGCCGATCCCGTTGCCGAATCGGCCCTTCTTGTTGGTCGACGCGCCGCGGCGGTTCCTGCCGAGCGAGAGCGCGGAGGTGAACGTCGATCTCGCCGAGGAGGGCACGGTCGGGGTCGCGGTGCTGCGGGTGCACGATCCGGTCGCGCTGCTCGCGATGTCGCCCTCGCGCCAGGGGATCTCGGTGGCGCCGACCGCGCTCGGGCGCGAGTCCGAGGCGCTGATGGCGCAGTCGGGCCCGCTGCCGCGCCGAGGGACCGCGCTGACGCTGATCGCGACGCGCGACGAGCCGCTGCGGATTCGGCGCGGACGCGGGCGCGTCGCGTCCGCGGGGGAGAGCGCGGTCTACGACAGCTACGAGGGCGAGGAGAGCGACGTCGAGACCTACGGCGTGCACGCAGGTGCGTGGGCGACCGGGAGCATCGCGCTCGGGCGCTTGCCCGAGGGCCTCTATCTCGTGCGCGTCACCCGCGGCGCGTGGGCGGGCTCGACGCTGGTCTCGGTGGGACGCGACGTGCTGCTGGTGCGGCGCGGCGATCTCCACGACGAGGTGCGCGTGATCGGAGCCGACGGCGCGCCGCGCGCGAACGTGCGCGTGGAAGCGCGCGTGGGCGCGAGCGTGATCGCCGCGGGCGTGACCAACGCGCAGGGCGCGCTGCGGGTGCCTGCGTCGGATCGCGAGCGGCTGCGGTTCGTCGCGCGCGAGGGCGAGGACGTGACGTGGGCCGACGTCGCGCACGCCCGGATGGCGGCGTGTGATCCGCGGGTGTTCCTCGGCACCGGGCGTCCGGTGTTCCGCGCGGGCGACGTGATCCACGTGCGCGGTCAGGTGCGCGGCTGCGACACGCGCGGCGAGGAGCGCCCGCTCGCCGACGAGCCGCTCGTGCTCGCGCCCGGCGACGTCACGGTGCGCAGCGATGCGAACGGCGACTTCGTCGCGGAGCTGATCGCGCCGGCCGACGGCATCCTGCGAGCACGGGTGCGCGGGCACGAGTCGGTGCGCGACGTGACGATCGATCCGCGTCGTCTGCCGGACCGCGCGCTGACGGTGCGCGTCGATCGTGCGTACGCCGCGTCGGGTGAGCGCGTCGCGGTCGAGGTCGCCGACGCCGACGGTGGATGGCCGCGCGTCGCGCAGGTCTCGCTGCGCACCCCGGTGGGCACGATGTCGAGCGAGATCGGCCCCTCGCGGCCGGCGCGCTTCTCGTTCGTCATGCCGCGTCGCGACGAGGTGCTCGCGCGCGTGTCGCTCGAGGCGACCCTCGCGCAGCCGGGGCGCGTGCAGACCGCGCACGCCGAGCTGTGGACCGGCCGTCGCGCGGAGATCGTGGAGCTGTCGAGCGATCGCTCGCACGGACAGGAGAACGCGCGCATGCCGGTCCGGGTGCGCGCGAGCGATCTCGCGGGGAACGCGCGTCCGGGCGCGATCGTGGTGAGCCTGCACGGCAGTGACGGGAACGCGCGCGGCCCCGAGCGTGCGCGCTGGGACGTGCAGGCCGGCGAGGACGGATGGGCGACGCTCGACGTCGAGCTGCGCGGCGGCGGACCGTGGTGGATCGAGGCGCGCCGCGGGGAGAGCGTGGCGTCGCTGGTGGTGCGCAATCGCCCGGGCCCGCCGCAGCTCGGCACGCGCGGAGAGCTCGCGGTGCAGCCGCGCGCCGAGATCGTGGAGCCGGGCGGGACGCTCGAGGTCGACGTGCGGATGCGCGCCGGCGCGAGCGCGTGGGTGACGCTCGAGCAGGGCAGCGTGCACGCGAGCCGGCTGGTGCGCGGCTCGCAGCGCGTGACGCTCGACGTGCCGCGCGAGGCGCGCGGAATGGCGACCGTCGTCGCGACCGAGGTGCGCGGCGCCGAGGTGAAGAGCGCGAGCGCGACCGTCGAGGTGCGCACCAGCCGTCGCTTCGCGATGAGCACGGCCACCGAGCGGCGCAGCTACGCCGAGGGCGAGCGCGCGCAGGTGACGATCGAGGCGCGCGATCACGCGGGCGCGCCGCGCGACGCGGTGGTGTCGGTGTGGATGGCCGACGCGGGGTGGTGGGAGCTCGGCGACGAGCGGCACCCCGCGCCCGACGACTACTTCCGGATCGCGGGGCGCCCGGCGAGCGCCGGCGACGGCAGCGCGCCGGTGGTGTACGGCGCCGAGGAAGGGCGGCACGTCGACGCGTGGATGGAGTGGAACGGCACGCGCGTCGAGCGCGCGAGCTTCCGTCACGGCTGGGGCTTCGGCGGCGCGCTGGTCGCGATGGAGCGCTCGGGCTCGCTGCGCGACGTGGTGCAGGCGCTCGCGCAGGCGGCCGGGCTGCGCGGTGCCGAGGTGTGCGAGCGCGCGAACGCGCGCCACGAGCCGGTGAGCGTGCGCGCGCAGCAGCTGCCGTGGGATCTGATCGCGATGCGCACCCACGAGCTCGCGAGCGTGCAGCTCGACGGCGAGGAAGCGCTCGGTGAGCCGTACGTGCAGGGCGGCGTGCTGCACTTCGAGTGCGGCGGGGGCACCGGCGTGTCGGGCGCCGGCGCGAGCGGAAGCGGGAGCGGGTACGGCTCGGGCACCGGCGGGATGGGCATGCGCGGCGGGGCGCGCGAGGAGCGGCTCGAGGGCACGCTGTTCTTCCTCGGGCGCCTCGCGCTCGGCGCCGACGGTCGCGAGGTGATCGAGATCCCGCTCCCGGCGCACCCGGGGCGCTGGCGCATCGAGGCGCTGGCGATCGCGGACGATGGAGGGGGCGCCTCGGCGAGCGCGGTCGTGCACACCACGCGTCCGGTCGTCGCGACGATCCAGGCGCCGCGGCGGCTCGCGGTGGGCGACGAGAGCGAGCTGCGCATCGACGTGCTCGCGCCGAGCGCGGCGGGCGCCACCGTGGAGATCGCGATCGCGAGCGGCGGGGAGCTCGTGATCGAAGGCGAAGCGCGCTCGGTCGCGATCGACGCCCGCGGGCACGGCTCGCTGCCGCTGCGGGTGCGCGCGGTGCGGGAAGGGCGATCATCGGTGACGGTTCGCGCTGCGGTCGCGAGCGGCGCCGACGACGAGGTGCGCACCGACGTCGAGGTCGCACCGAGCGCGACGTCGCAGCCGGTCGCGATGCGCGCGGTCATCGGGCCCGACGCGACCGACGTGATGATCCCGGTCCCGCCTCGAGTGCGCGACGCCGTGCTGCGCGTCCGTGTGGGCAGCGACGTCGCGGCGATGGTGCGCGAGCGGCTCGAGGTGCTCCACGCGCCGCAGTGGCAGGTCCCGGTGCTGCGCGCGGATCGCCTCGGCGCGCTCCTCGCGCTGGCGCGCGCGAGCGATGACGACGCGGTCGTGCGCGCGGTGCGCGGGGAAGCAGCAGCGCTGATCGCGAGCGCGGAGGCGGACGCCGGCGGAGACGGATCGCTCTCGTGGTGGGCCGGCATCGCGCGCGACGACGTGATGACCGCCGAGCTCGTCTGGGGGCTCGCGCCGTGGCGCGACGACGCCGCGCTTCGCGCGGGGTGGGTGCGCGCCGCGGAGGCGCTTCGCACGCGGATGGACGCGGGAGAGATCGACGCTCGCGAAGCCGCCGCGGTCGCGGCGGCGCTGGCGCGCGCAGGTGATCGCGATCGTGCGCGGCGCTTGCTGAGCGACGCCGCGCTCGATCATCCGGACGCGCTGGTGTGGGCCGTGCGCGCGGCGCGCGCGGCGGGAGACTCGGCGTCGCCCTACGGCGCGCGGCTCGAGCCGATCGTCGACGCGATGCTCACCTCGCGCGCGACCGGCGGCACCTGCTTCACCGGGTTCCTCTGCACGGCCCGTCAGAGCGAGCGCGCGACGATGGCGCGCGCCGCCGAGGCGCTGATCGAGAGCGGGCGTCCTGGCGCGCGCGAGCGTGCGGCGCGCATCGCGATGCGGATCGCGGAGCGCCCCGCCGACGTCGGCGCGTGGACGTGGGGCGACGCCGACGCGGACGTGCTCGCGCTCATCGCGCGGCTCGAGGACGGGCACGCCGACGACGTCGTCGCGACGGTGGTGCAGGGCGAGCGACGCCTCGCGCGGGTGCGCGGCGACGCGAGCGTCGTGGTGCCCGCGGGAGACGAGCCGATCGCGCTGCGCTTCGAAGGCGGGCGCGGGCGCTTCGTGCTCGCGTCGATCGACGGCGTGGTCGACGTCGACGCGACGCGCGCCGGGCGCGGGAACGTGCCCGTCGAGCGGCGATTCGTGAGCGAGCGCGGCGGGCAGTTCGTGGAGATCGAGCTGACGCTGCGCCGCGATGCGCGGGACGTCGCGCTGTCGGTCCCGCTGCCCGCCGGGCTCGAGCTCGGGCGCGCGACCGTCGGCGTGAGCGCGACCGGGCGCCGCTTCACGTGGTGGGGCGCCGAGGTCGACGCCGGGCCCGAGGTGCCGCGTCTGGCGCGCGATGCGTCGGGGCTCGCGCTGCGCTGGGAGCGCTTGCGCGCCGGGCGCTACGTAGTGCGCGTGCCGCTCGTCCAGAGCGCGCGCGGTCGCTTCACCGCGGGCGCGGTGCTGCTGCGCACCGCCGACGACACGACGTGGGGCCTCGCCCCGCCGCTCGTGCTGGAGTGA
- a CDS encoding carboxypeptidase regulatory-like domain-containing protein gives MGSLLRALSTIVSLLLCAVIATGCSDEEREEAGEGTRATDGRRATTPSPPSYEPIEVVNGGTITGSVQWAGERPAPIEIAVPMHAARCGESQRSPAIEISRRGGVSGTVVWLEGIRRGRALQVPAEPVVVSIADCGFRPHVVAVPVGARVAWRNDEPILHNVHASFFERARPPRSWFSEGLPEQGASHEVTIERAGAVRVVDDAGHPWMLGWVHAFEHPYFAVSDAEGRFQLTGIPPGQYVVRVWHEGFLTSGATESGRPVYSAPIVMSRPVTVSTGHDTPVDFEVGVAAALAAGE, from the coding sequence GTGGGGTCGTTGCTCCGCGCGCTGTCGACGATCGTCTCGCTGCTGCTCTGTGCAGTGATCGCCACCGGGTGCTCCGACGAGGAGCGCGAGGAAGCGGGCGAAGGAACGCGCGCGACCGATGGACGTCGCGCGACGACGCCGAGCCCGCCGAGCTACGAGCCGATCGAGGTCGTGAACGGCGGGACGATCACCGGCAGCGTGCAGTGGGCGGGTGAGCGTCCCGCGCCGATCGAGATCGCGGTGCCGATGCACGCGGCGCGATGTGGTGAGTCGCAGCGCTCGCCGGCGATCGAGATCTCGCGGCGCGGCGGCGTGAGCGGCACGGTGGTGTGGCTCGAGGGCATCCGTCGCGGTCGCGCGCTGCAGGTGCCGGCGGAGCCGGTGGTGGTGTCGATCGCGGACTGCGGGTTCCGGCCGCACGTGGTCGCGGTGCCGGTGGGCGCGCGCGTCGCGTGGCGGAACGACGAGCCGATCCTGCACAACGTGCACGCGAGCTTCTTCGAGCGGGCGCGCCCGCCGCGGAGCTGGTTCTCGGAGGGGCTTCCCGAGCAGGGCGCGTCGCACGAGGTGACGATCGAGCGCGCGGGCGCGGTGCGCGTGGTCGACGACGCGGGGCATCCGTGGATGCTCGGCTGGGTGCACGCGTTCGAGCATCCGTACTTCGCGGTGAGCGACGCCGAAGGGCGATTCCAGCTCACGGGCATCCCGCCCGGGCAGTACGTGGTGCGGGTGTGGCACGAGGGATTCCTGACGAGCGGAGCGACGGAGTCGGGACGTCCGGTGTACTCGGCGCCGATCGTGATGAGTCGGCCGGTGACGGTGTCGACGGGGCACGACACGCCGGTGGACTTCGAGGTGGGGGTCGCTGCGGCGCTCGCTGCCGGGGAGTGA
- a CDS encoding OsmC family protein produces the protein MDHAQQVPAQPTTLNGIDLTALATAGAALASDPTLAPVTFRASTSWRGAFRTVTEIADYDIGGNTVSRRHRIVTDEPLEILGGDSAPNPQDLILAALGSCMMVGFVAGATQRGIRIESLRIDTACSFDLRGAFGLDPSLPPGATVFHYTIRVSAPGASADALREIHDEVKARSPNRFHLTTPIRMESSLVVE, from the coding sequence ATGGATCACGCTCAGCAGGTTCCCGCGCAGCCCACGACCCTCAACGGCATCGACCTCACCGCCCTCGCCACCGCGGGCGCGGCGCTCGCGAGCGACCCGACGCTCGCGCCCGTGACGTTCCGCGCCTCGACCTCGTGGCGCGGCGCGTTCCGCACCGTCACCGAGATCGCCGACTACGACATCGGCGGCAACACCGTGTCGCGCCGCCATCGCATCGTGACCGACGAGCCGCTCGAGATCCTCGGCGGCGACAGCGCGCCGAACCCGCAGGACCTCATCCTCGCGGCGCTCGGCTCGTGCATGATGGTCGGCTTCGTCGCGGGCGCGACCCAGCGCGGCATCCGCATCGAGTCGCTCCGGATCGACACCGCGTGCTCGTTCGATCTGCGCGGCGCGTTCGGGCTCGATCCCTCGCTCCCGCCGGGCGCGACGGTGTTCCACTACACGATCCGCGTGAGCGCGCCCGGCGCGAGCGCCGACGCGCTGCGCGAGATCCACGACGAGGTGAAGGCGCGCTCGCCGAACCGCTTCCACCTCACGACGCCCATCCGCATGGAGTCGTCGCTCGTCGTGGAGTGA
- a CDS encoding YfaP family protein, translating into MRTALVPLGAVLAAALAFPSPAIAQTPLTVSIESPTPGVADVHGNATTLEAVVSDPTLRTATLTIHGASYSVPIEHGRITQQLVVAGGVNRVGITVQRGDEVARDAVTWFVRGETTELLVLATWEATGEIIDLWVREPGGETCKWDHRSTERGGRLLDFSTSAIGLGSQGFVAPEVEAGTYRIKVHYWGGFGDEDQRWSGDYEQLIGELDAAELALTTAVGALRVMRMRERDRLAARLDRWALPGAPQTAVHVEAILFPGTPHERRWRFDRRVDRTGHLATLGEIEIDEALIRAARAGRER; encoded by the coding sequence GTGCGTACGGCGCTCGTCCCTCTCGGCGCGGTCCTCGCGGCCGCGCTCGCCTTTCCATCCCCGGCGATCGCGCAGACGCCGCTCACGGTGTCGATCGAGAGCCCGACACCGGGCGTCGCGGACGTGCACGGCAACGCGACGACGCTCGAGGCCGTGGTGTCGGACCCGACGCTGCGCACCGCGACGCTCACGATCCACGGCGCGAGCTACTCGGTGCCGATCGAGCACGGGCGGATCACGCAGCAGCTCGTGGTCGCGGGCGGCGTGAACCGCGTGGGCATCACCGTGCAGCGCGGGGACGAGGTCGCGCGCGACGCGGTCACGTGGTTCGTGCGCGGCGAGACCACCGAGCTGCTCGTGCTCGCGACGTGGGAGGCGACCGGCGAGATCATCGATCTCTGGGTCCGCGAGCCGGGCGGCGAGACGTGCAAATGGGACCATCGCTCGACCGAGCGCGGCGGGCGCCTGCTCGACTTCTCGACGAGCGCGATCGGGCTGGGATCGCAGGGGTTCGTCGCGCCCGAGGTCGAGGCGGGGACCTATCGCATCAAGGTCCACTACTGGGGCGGCTTCGGCGACGAGGACCAGCGGTGGAGCGGCGACTACGAGCAGCTCATCGGCGAGCTCGACGCCGCGGAGCTCGCGCTCACGACCGCGGTGGGCGCGCTGCGGGTGATGCGGATGCGCGAGCGTGATCGGCTCGCGGCGCGGCTCGATCGCTGGGCACTGCCCGGGGCGCCGCAGACCGCGGTGCACGTCGAGGCGATCCTCTTCCCGGGCACGCCCCACGAGCGGCGGTGGCGCTTCGATCGACGGGTCGATCGCACCGGGCACCTCGCGACGCTGGGCGAGATCGAGATCGACGAGGCGCTGATCCGCGCGGCGCGCGCGGGGCGGGAGCGATGA
- a CDS encoding putative metal-binding motif-containing protein, protein MRTTSFAYAVFVCLISLLAPPARVHAQATCVDATGDACRNVLRTARPDGVVNDVFTTRDGLYGPQLSFASYVRGANGCYGVSDRPTILEGYTCTDTGVPALGADRAPYANSLDWYWTQVYRTRDDGVTFVGDGEPGFYEPSRGRIYDLGGEANRVVLFPITDHPPLPCEAFEYSVYLSNDPNATVTASPDAPNPLHWNPARLIRAYEQGWTRNPTARGASEAARPDLGTWLRDNSAGEAVSDALVTVWALPCGLSFRYASIVAGNYGNPGPECVYHSNEDELDAVAGLNEDDTAICIDADGDGHRAASCGGSDCDDSDPAVHPGAFEPCDATRDLDCMPMAECPSGTRCESASGLCVTTCFEGGCGAGFTCTGSGLCVESACAARTEPCPAGTICRAGECRAPCDGVVCPRGQVCTGGACIDPCAGVVCPVNQTCIAGTPGAVTLCGPACTCDEISTPLCGEGRACDARADSPTRGECVDPGCETATCAASEVCVGGSCVDACAGVTCPIGQRCDAGACVVDRCASVTCPGGRVCRAGECVDACEGVTCGEGERCRNGACMPDPCAGITCAPGFVCNEGTCVVSGPQDAGGNGMDGGGRGPRGTTDGGCCRVAGGGDRGTSGVVLLVIALAIVIAARRRG, encoded by the coding sequence GTGCGCACCACGAGCTTCGCCTACGCGGTCTTCGTCTGTCTGATCTCGCTGCTCGCTCCACCCGCTCGCGTGCACGCGCAGGCGACGTGCGTCGACGCGACCGGCGATGCGTGCCGCAACGTGCTGCGCACCGCGCGCCCCGACGGCGTCGTCAACGACGTCTTCACCACGCGCGACGGGCTCTACGGCCCGCAGCTCAGCTTCGCGAGCTACGTGCGCGGCGCGAACGGCTGCTACGGCGTGAGCGATCGCCCGACGATCCTCGAGGGCTACACCTGCACCGACACCGGCGTGCCCGCGCTCGGCGCCGATCGCGCGCCCTACGCGAACTCGCTCGACTGGTACTGGACGCAGGTCTACCGCACGCGCGACGACGGCGTGACGTTCGTCGGCGACGGCGAGCCCGGCTTCTACGAGCCCTCGCGCGGGCGCATCTACGACCTCGGCGGCGAGGCGAACCGCGTGGTGCTCTTCCCGATCACCGATCACCCGCCGCTGCCCTGCGAAGCGTTCGAGTACAGCGTCTATCTCTCGAACGATCCCAACGCGACGGTCACCGCGTCGCCCGACGCGCCGAACCCGCTGCACTGGAACCCGGCGCGGCTCATCCGCGCGTACGAGCAGGGCTGGACCCGCAACCCGACCGCGCGCGGCGCGTCGGAGGCCGCGCGCCCCGACCTCGGCACGTGGCTGCGCGACAACAGCGCGGGCGAGGCGGTCTCGGACGCGCTCGTGACGGTGTGGGCGCTCCCGTGCGGCCTCTCGTTCCGCTACGCGTCGATTGTCGCGGGCAACTACGGCAACCCCGGCCCCGAGTGCGTCTACCACAGCAACGAGGACGAGCTCGACGCGGTCGCGGGCCTCAACGAGGACGACACCGCGATCTGCATCGACGCCGACGGCGACGGGCACCGCGCCGCGAGCTGTGGCGGAAGTGACTGCGACGATAGCGATCCCGCCGTGCACCCCGGCGCGTTCGAGCCCTGCGACGCGACGCGCGATCTCGACTGCATGCCGATGGCGGAGTGTCCCTCGGGCACGCGCTGCGAGAGCGCGAGCGGGCTCTGCGTGACCACGTGCTTCGAGGGTGGCTGCGGCGCGGGCTTCACGTGCACCGGGAGCGGGCTCTGCGTCGAGAGCGCGTGCGCGGCGCGCACCGAGCCCTGCCCTGCCGGCACGATCTGCCGCGCGGGCGAGTGCCGCGCGCCGTGCGACGGAGTCGTGTGCCCGCGCGGCCAGGTGTGCACCGGCGGCGCGTGCATCGATCCCTGCGCCGGCGTGGTCTGCCCGGTGAACCAGACGTGCATCGCGGGCACGCCGGGCGCGGTGACGCTCTGCGGGCCCGCGTGCACCTGCGACGAGATCTCGACGCCGCTCTGCGGCGAGGGCCGCGCGTGCGACGCGCGCGCCGACTCCCCGACGCGCGGCGAGTGTGTCGATCCCGGGTGCGAGACCGCGACCTGCGCCGCGAGCGAGGTGTGCGTCGGCGGTTCGTGCGTCGATGCGTGCGCCGGCGTGACGTGCCCGATCGGACAGCGCTGCGACGCGGGCGCGTGCGTCGTCGATCGCTGCGCGTCGGTGACGTGCCCCGGCGGTCGCGTGTGCCGCGCGGGCGAGTGCGTCGACGCGTGCGAGGGCGTGACGTGCGGCGAGGGCGAGCGCTGCCGCAACGGCGCGTGCATGCCCGACCCGTGCGCCGGGATCACCTGCGCGCCGGGCTTCGTGTGCAACGAGGGCACGTGCGTGGTGTCGGGCCCGCAGGACGCGGGCGGCAACGGCATGGACGGCGGCGGGCGCGGGCCGCGCGGGACGACCGACGGCGGATGCTGTCGCGTCGCGGGCGGCGGCGATCGCGGCACGAGCGGCGTGGTGCTGCTGGTGATCGCGCTCGCGATCGTGATCGCGGCGCGCCGTCGTGGCTGA